The Chryseobacterium nakagawai genome has a segment encoding these proteins:
- a CDS encoding DUF6759 domain-containing protein: MKKILLLLASVLFFSVYAQKKGKDYSQILKSNNIYEINAFLRDAHPDDPRRSVLKPRVMEMMKEYIKNAHPEDQKVKDMQEMLALLRRRPSTKITFDEMNAIIKQKQIAKYKAELAAKKSTETYTPSNAQNTFVVNTAANAAIPNAEAEEFNMLMNISPIEHQNKTVKILNSLFDNDPNAKECIILIQNQSDCNIIVRMESVGTIKYRLAVPAHKDNSIVVEKGQYLFTSLVCGAQYASQKTIQKPIMVALGSATTK, translated from the coding sequence ATGAAAAAAATACTTTTACTTCTTGCCTCGGTCTTGTTTTTCAGCGTGTATGCCCAAAAGAAGGGAAAAGATTACAGCCAAATTCTGAAAAGCAATAATATATATGAAATCAACGCATTCTTAAGAGACGCTCACCCTGATGATCCCAGAAGATCCGTCCTGAAGCCAAGAGTTATGGAAATGATGAAAGAATACATCAAAAATGCTCATCCTGAAGATCAGAAAGTGAAAGACATGCAGGAAATGCTGGCCTTATTAAGAAGAAGACCTTCTACAAAGATCACCTTTGATGAAATGAATGCCATTATCAAACAGAAACAGATTGCCAAATATAAAGCCGAACTTGCTGCCAAAAAATCAACAGAAACTTATACTCCAAGCAACGCTCAAAATACATTTGTGGTGAACACAGCTGCTAATGCTGCAATTCCCAATGCAGAAGCCGAGGAATTTAATATGCTCATGAACATCTCTCCTATTGAACATCAAAATAAAACCGTTAAAATCCTTAATTCCTTATTTGACAATGATCCCAATGCTAAAGAATGTATTATTCTTATTCAAAATCAATCTGACTGCAATATTATTGTAAGGATGGAAAGTGTTGGTACAATTAAATACAGACTCGCTGTTCCAGCTCATAAAGACAACTCCATCGTAGTAGAAAAAGGACAGTATCTTTTCACAAGTTTGGTATGTGGTGCACAGTATGCATCACAAAAAACTATTCAAAAGCCAATTATGGTTGCTTTAGGCAGCGCAACAACAAAATAA
- the trmB gene encoding tRNA (guanosine(46)-N7)-methyltransferase TrmB produces the protein MGKNKLARFAENKILPNVIQPTREDALEGFELKGKWRENFFKNDNPIVLELGCGKGEYSVGLAKTFPEKNFIGIDIKGARFWFGAKEAVENGMTNVAFLRSQIELVDHFFAENEVDEIWITFPDPQIKYKRTKHRLTHPDFLARYKKFLKPGGIIHLKTDSEFLHGYTLGYLQGAGYEIITAHHDIYGAPEYDPNTPHLRDIQTYYEQLFSAKGKTITYIKFRIN, from the coding sequence ATGGGCAAGAATAAATTAGCAAGATTTGCAGAAAACAAGATACTACCGAATGTAATTCAACCAACAAGGGAAGATGCTTTAGAAGGCTTTGAACTTAAAGGAAAATGGAGAGAAAACTTCTTTAAAAATGACAACCCGATTGTTCTGGAGCTAGGCTGTGGAAAAGGAGAATACTCTGTAGGGTTAGCCAAAACATTTCCAGAAAAAAACTTTATTGGGATTGATATTAAAGGGGCAAGATTCTGGTTCGGAGCAAAAGAGGCAGTGGAAAACGGGATGACTAATGTTGCTTTTTTAAGATCACAGATCGAACTTGTAGATCATTTCTTTGCTGAAAATGAAGTGGATGAGATCTGGATTACCTTCCCGGATCCACAAATCAAATACAAAAGAACAAAACATAGATTGACACATCCGGACTTTTTAGCCCGTTATAAAAAGTTCCTGAAGCCAGGAGGAATTATCCATCTGAAAACTGACTCAGAATTCCTTCATGGATATACTCTAGGATATTTACAGGGAGCAGGATATGAAATCATAACCGCTCACCATGATATCTATGGAGCCCCGGAATATGACCCTAATACTCCCCATTTGAGAGATATCCAAACGTATTATGAACAGCTATTCTCAGCAAAAGGAAAAACAATAACTTATATAAAATTCCGAATCAACTGA
- a CDS encoding DUF6759 domain-containing protein: MKKKFLTILFFTFLTPGFTSAQKGSKDILKSTNIKEIEEYLKTAHPDDPKKSVLKPKLIALKNSEWTKGAQTAKPMESRPIIADIPKNAMKDPNSNEAEEFRRLIAETSTEHREKTEQLLNTMLNEDITKKESILLFKNNSDCNIVLRIEGNDYYNLAVPAHGENFIIINKGSYTLNSNVCDMKYFSQKDIKRSIFVTIDNPGQPGAQQASATKAPSEKPLKKRKK, from the coding sequence ATGAAAAAAAAATTTTTGACGATTTTATTTTTCACTTTCCTTACCCCCGGCTTTACATCCGCACAAAAAGGCAGTAAAGACATTTTAAAAAGCACAAATATCAAGGAAATTGAAGAATATCTTAAGACCGCACACCCTGACGATCCTAAAAAAAGTGTGCTGAAACCTAAACTCATTGCTTTAAAAAACTCTGAGTGGACCAAAGGAGCACAGACTGCCAAACCTATGGAATCAAGGCCCATTATCGCAGATATCCCCAAAAATGCGATGAAAGACCCCAATTCTAATGAAGCGGAAGAATTTAGGCGTTTAATCGCCGAAACATCTACAGAACATAGAGAGAAAACTGAGCAGCTTCTCAATACAATGCTCAATGAGGATATTACCAAAAAAGAATCCATTCTTTTATTTAAGAATAATTCGGACTGCAATATTGTTCTCCGGATAGAAGGTAATGATTATTATAATCTTGCCGTTCCTGCTCATGGAGAAAACTTTATTATAATTAATAAAGGTTCCTATACGCTGAACAGTAATGTCTGTGACATGAAGTACTTCTCTCAAAAAGATATAAAAAGAAGTATCTTTGTAACCATAGATAATCCAGGTCAGCCAGGTGCTCAACAAGCCTCAGCCACAAAGGCACCCTCTGAAAAACCATTAAAAAAAAGAAAAAAATAA
- a CDS encoding DUF6759 domain-containing protein, with translation MKKLLVLTGISMILTSCSVNYGGYPIRNPYPTNTGGGSAANTEREYNELMKTHKPETAEVLSDLLNNDDPGNPRTSISVNNNSSCNMVLTISGNNFFKKIPIGAGKTGYTMVAKNQNYSLSGMVCNSRYQSSKFITTSYSITLRN, from the coding sequence ATGAAAAAGTTATTAGTTCTGACAGGGATTTCAATGATCCTGACCAGTTGTAGTGTTAATTATGGAGGTTATCCCATTAGAAACCCCTATCCTACCAATACTGGCGGCGGCAGTGCGGCTAATACAGAGAGAGAATATAATGAACTGATGAAGACTCATAAACCTGAAACAGCTGAAGTATTGAGTGATCTTCTTAATAATGATGATCCCGGAAATCCTAGAACTTCCATCTCAGTGAATAATAATTCTTCGTGTAATATGGTATTAACAATAAGTGGGAACAATTTCTTCAAAAAAATTCCTATAGGAGCTGGAAAAACAGGCTATACAATGGTTGCTAAAAATCAAAACTACAGTTTGTCCGGTATGGTTTGTAATTCAAGATATCAATCCAGTAAGTTTATAACAACTTCTTATTCTATAACACTTAGAAACTAA
- a CDS encoding bacteriocin-like protein: MKNLKKISRNALRTIKGGFKLCTQGCNTEIGEICCGVVCKVGEVLIPADPTIPTIVVCPKR, translated from the coding sequence ATGAAAAATTTAAAAAAAATCTCAAGGAATGCCTTAAGAACAATTAAAGGAGGATTTAAACTATGTACTCAAGGCTGTAATACTGAAATAGGAGAAATATGCTGTGGAGTTGTATGTAAGGTGGGAGAAGTCCTAATACCTGCAGATCCTACAATTCCAACAATCGTTGTTTGCCCAAAGAGATAA
- the rpsB gene encoding 30S ribosomal protein S2 encodes MAKANVKDLLEAGVHFGHMTRKWNPNMAPYIFMEKNGIHIVDLHKTAVKLDEACSALEKLTSAGKKVLFVATKKQAKEVVAKHASELNMPYITERWPGGMLTNFVTIRKAVKKMNSIDKMKKDGTFETLSKKERLQVDRQRANLEKNLGSISDMVRLPSAIFVVDILREHIAVTEAKKLGIPVFGIVDTNSDPRKVDFVIPGNDDASKSIDMILSIVSDSIKEGQSQRKADKEKSKEEGEKVSADTDADFDAE; translated from the coding sequence ATGGCAAAAGCAAATGTAAAAGACCTTTTAGAGGCTGGCGTACACTTCGGTCACATGACTAGAAAGTGGAATCCAAATATGGCTCCATACATTTTTATGGAGAAGAACGGTATTCACATTGTAGACTTACATAAAACAGCAGTTAAATTAGATGAAGCGTGCAGCGCTTTAGAAAAATTAACTTCTGCAGGTAAAAAAGTTCTTTTCGTAGCTACTAAGAAGCAAGCGAAAGAAGTGGTTGCAAAACACGCTTCTGAACTTAATATGCCTTATATTACAGAAAGATGGCCAGGTGGTATGTTAACGAACTTCGTTACTATCAGAAAGGCGGTAAAGAAGATGAACTCTATCGACAAAATGAAAAAAGACGGTACGTTCGAAACTTTATCTAAAAAAGAAAGATTACAAGTTGACAGACAAAGAGCTAACTTAGAGAAAAACTTAGGTTCTATCTCTGACATGGTTAGACTTCCTTCTGCAATCTTTGTAGTTGATATCTTAAGAGAACACATCGCGGTAACTGAAGCTAAGAAACTTGGTATTCCAGTTTTCGGTATCGTTGATACAAACTCTGACCCTAGAAAAGTTGACTTCGTTATCCCAGGAAACGATGATGCTTCTAAATCTATCGATATGATCTTGAGCATTGTTTCTGATTCTATCAAAGAAGGTCAGTCTCAAAGAAAAGCTGATAAAGAAAAATCTAAAGAAGAAGGAGAAAAGGTATCTGCTGATACAGATGCTGATTTCGATGCAGAATAA
- the rpsI gene encoding 30S ribosomal protein S9: MSIVHKIGRRKTSVARVYVRPGAGNITVNGKDAKEYFSTDVMVYKLNQPFILSETVGQYDVTVNVFGGGNTGQAEAIRLGISRALCEINAEFRLALKPAGLLTRDARMVERKKPGQKKARKRFQFSKR; encoded by the coding sequence ATGTCTATAGTTCACAAAATCGGAAGAAGAAAAACTTCTGTAGCAAGAGTTTATGTAAGACCAGGTGCTGGAAACATTACAGTAAACGGTAAAGATGCTAAAGAATATTTCTCTACAGACGTGATGGTTTACAAATTAAACCAACCGTTTATCCTTTCTGAGACTGTTGGTCAGTATGACGTTACCGTAAATGTTTTCGGTGGTGGTAATACAGGTCAGGCAGAAGCTATCAGATTAGGTATTTCTAGAGCTTTATGCGAAATCAACGCTGAGTTCAGATTAGCATTAAAGCCAGCTGGTTTACTTACAAGAGACGCAAGAATGGTGGAAAGAAAGAAGCCAGGTCAGAAAAAAGCAAGAAAGAGATTCCAATTCTCAAAACGTTAA
- the rplM gene encoding 50S ribosomal protein L13 — MNTLSYKTVSANKATANKEWVVVDAEGQPLGRLASTVAKILRGKHKTNFTPHVDCGDNVIVLNAGKITLSGNKWADKTYIWHTGYPGGQKSMTAAELQKKDSLKVLEKSVKGMLPKNRLGSAILKNLYLYEGTEHKHEAQQPKTINVNEFK, encoded by the coding sequence GTGAATACATTAAGTTACAAAACTGTTTCAGCGAACAAAGCTACTGCTAATAAAGAATGGGTTGTGGTAGACGCTGAAGGACAGCCGTTAGGAAGACTAGCTTCTACGGTTGCAAAGATTTTGAGAGGTAAGCACAAAACGAATTTTACACCTCACGTAGATTGTGGTGATAACGTAATCGTTTTGAATGCTGGGAAAATTACGCTTTCCGGAAACAAGTGGGCTGATAAGACTTATATCTGGCATACAGGATATCCTGGTGGACAGAAGTCTATGACTGCGGCTGAACTTCAAAAGAAAGATTCTTTAAAGGTATTAGAGAAGTCTGTAAAAGGTATGTTACCTAAAAACAGATTAGGATCTGCTATCCTTAAGAACCTTTATTTGTATGAAGGAACTGAGCACAAACATGAAGCTCAACAGCCAAAAACAATTAATGTTAACGAATTTAAATAA